One window of the Pseudomonas lurida genome contains the following:
- the tsaE gene encoding tRNA (adenosine(37)-N6)-threonylcarbamoyltransferase complex ATPase subunit type 1 TsaE encodes MSEVILFLADEESMVSFGQRIAQVTAGAGLIFLEGDLGAGKTTLSRGIIRGLGHTGAVKSPTFTLVEPYEIGGVRAFHFDLYRLVDPEELEYMGIRDYFDEEVLCLIEWPDKGTGFLPKPDLTITITPHEHGRQLKLLPQSARGQSWCAALALEFK; translated from the coding sequence GTGTCTGAAGTAATCCTTTTCCTGGCCGATGAAGAGTCCATGGTCAGCTTCGGCCAGCGCATTGCCCAGGTCACCGCCGGGGCAGGGTTGATCTTCCTGGAAGGCGACCTGGGGGCAGGCAAGACCACGCTGTCTCGAGGCATCATTCGCGGATTGGGCCACACCGGGGCGGTAAAAAGTCCGACGTTTACGTTGGTAGAACCCTATGAAATCGGCGGCGTGCGAGCGTTCCATTTCGACCTCTATCGCCTGGTGGACCCCGAAGAGCTGGAATACATGGGTATCCGGGATTACTTCGATGAAGAGGTGTTGTGCCTGATCGAGTGGCCAGATAAAGGCACAGGCTTTTTGCCAAAGCCGGACCTGACCATTACCATTACGCCGCATGAGCACGGACGTCAGCTGAAGTTGTTGCCCCAGAGCGCGCGTGGCCAGTCGTGGTGCGCCGCTTTGGCATTGGAATTCAAATAA